The Acyrthosiphon pisum isolate AL4f unplaced genomic scaffold, pea_aphid_22Mar2018_4r6ur Scaffold_16840;HRSCAF=17505, whole genome shotgun sequence genome includes the window CCCACCAAATTcaacaattttgaattgaaGAGCCTATAAAGTgtccataggcgtgcgcacagaACCAAAAACGACAATGgctctaattattaattaagtgtaaattaaattattaaatttattgaggAATTCAAAAATGTCATTCCTTTTAAACGTCGATTATCATTATAAGATTGTacaatatctatacctatattgttatgtaatacttattagaatgaattataaaataaaatatatatttttagtgcatttgatatctttaaaacatttgtatgtatcaataattattgttttcaaaattattgtggGCCTTAATTTTTAGTGTGCATCCCCGGAACcaaaagtctgcgcacgcctatgattgTGTCCACTCCTGAAATACACTGACACTTATTTTTATctacattattacaaaataattacaaatttacaaagttAAAATTACTATACCGTCTATACCTGTTATAGGGGTCCCTGAAGTACTAGGCAAATTAACATTATCACAATTTAAAGAGATGTTAGATTCTAAATCATTACTGTTTGATGTTTGATCTGAaagaaattgaattaaattaatacgagtacattttattcaaaatattgttttaatataagaacAAGATAAATTACCAATGAGGATATGCTCTGAAGTACTAGGCAAATTAACATGATCACAATTTAAAGAGATGTTAGATTCTAAACCAGTACTGTTTGATGTTtgatctgaaaaaaattaaattaaattatacaagtacattttattcaaaatattgttttaatataagaacAAGATAAATTACCAATGAGGATATGCTCTGAAGTACTAGGCAAATTAACATGATCACAATTTAAAGAGATGTTAGATTCTAAATCAGTACTGTTTGATGTTtgatctgaaaaaaattaaattaaattatacaagtacattttattcaaaatattgttttaatataagaacAAGATAAATTACCAATGAGGATATGCTCTGAAGTACTAGGCAAATTAACATGATCACAATTTAAAGAGATGTTAGATTCTAAATCAGTACTGTTTGATGTTGGATCTGAaagaaattaagttaaattaatacaagtacatttcattcaaaatattgttttaatataagaacAAGATAAATTACCAATGAGGATATGCTCTGAAGTACTACTAGGCAAATTAACATGATCACAATTTAAAGAGATGTTAGATTCTAAATCAGTACTGTTTGATGTTtgatctgaaaaaaattaaattaaattatacaagtacattttattcaaaatattgttttaatataagaacAAGATAAATTACCAATGAGGATATGCTCTGAAGTACTAGGCAAATTAACATGATCACAATTTAAAGAGATGTTAGATTCTAAATCATTACTGTTTGATGTTtgatctgaaaaaaattaaattaaattaatggaaGTGGCCTACATGACTACatattttcattcaaaataCTAAGCCtccaaattacataaattaaaaatgatctatGCACTTACCTTCAGAACCTGTATGTACAGTCATCAATTGACTATCTTTCCTACCAATCACCTTAGTATGTGTACCTTTTAGAAAAAATGAATctaattgattacatttttcagcacattttgcaagtaatttcttgtttttttcGCGATCTCTTTCTGCTCCTCCTttcctttttttattcataatgatattacgatattatcaatatacgatcaataata containing:
- the LOC107885818 gene encoding uncharacterized protein LOC107885818, with protein sequence MQAGFCMDSDTSDKTLFPTFARTRPPDTQISKSVAAVLKAFNWTQVIGRKDSQLMTVHTGSEDQTSNSNDLESNISLNCDHVNLPSTSEHILIDQTSNSTDLESNISLNCDHVNLPSSTSEHILIDPTSNSTDLESNISLNCDHVNLPSTSEHILIDQTSNSTDLESNISLNCDHVNLPSTSEHILIDQTSNSTGLESNISLNCDHVNLPSTSEHILIDQTSNSNDLESNISLNCDNVNLPSTSGTPITGIDGIVILTL